A region of the Bradysia coprophila strain Holo2 unplaced genomic scaffold, BU_Bcop_v1 contig_232, whole genome shotgun sequence genome:
caacaaatcgCACCAACTCTTAAGGTCGTTGTTCTTGACACACGTATCGATAACTGCTGATAAGTTGTGTGCTGCTAAGAGTCTTGCTCTTTTAGGTATTTAGGTATTTTGTAAATTCTCAGCTTGGTCATTAAACTCTGCGTATTCTTCTTCgactatttttaaaaatttggttaAATCGTCGGAATAATTATATCgtgttttttgaaattatgcaCCGCAGCTGTGTTTGGCGCCATAGCTGCTGTACAGGGTTGTAGGAACTATTCATTGTCACTAAAATtaccagaaaaaaattgtcggaTGTGAGAGATCCAACAAAGCTGTTATGTGTATGTGAGAGATAcagcaggaaaaaaaacagtttctaACAAATGATGAAAAAGTGTAGGTATGCGATTGCTCACTTCAAATAACCAAGCACCTCGACttgtatttcatttgtttgacaCAGCAGTGCTGTTTAAAACTGGTATAAATCCCAATAAATCCAAAATAGTCTCGTCGTAACAAAACCCAACCCTAGACAGAATATATTTGTAGCTATCACTGTTTTTCTctcgaaaatgaaatgaacgatGAGTAATAGTATCCGTGGGCTGAATACGAGATATAtcaggagagggattacggcgtcagttatcttttctctattcaatcaaaactctactgatagagaacgattcactctttcactgaaagatgtcgccgTAATCTCTCTCCAGGTTccaaaagcatgtaatagtatgttgtgttacaagtattgtaatgttgattttttcagcactagacccaaatttccttacgagcggagcgagtaaggtaaattgggtcgtgtgctgaaaaaatctcattacaatacgtgtaacacatcatgctttgtgccaaccgagaattgaaatagacaagagcacaaaaaatcataattttcattgtaaacaatcactcttcaaatttgatcgatcacattgctttgcattttctcaaacgaatgctgtaacaactcatacaaattccatatcaacactgctttgagtgttgtaatatcacatcaaacgggtgctgaaataagtcactttacaacactaaaatgagtgctgaaaagagtcgtatttcaattctcggtggcacaaaatacattacaaaactcgggataaaagttgaaaagtcccGTTTTCGTGTGGTTATTGACATCGACTTcacctcggatcaacaaaattcacacgaaaactttacttttcaacattttatccTTGTTATGGAAATaactaaaatatttctcaTTTCTGATTAAATACTACTAATAATAACAGATGTGTCCACCACATCTAAAAAATGGTTGGATCTTGAACTTTGGCTACCCCCAAAGCGACTACGTTACTTGAGAATGGCACATATGACTGCGGTTGATctatataaataatttattagaaTTTAGCAAGGGAAGCAAAAATAAATGGTGTTGCactaaaagaaattgaatgaGGGCTTTCAATATTCCAACAACCGTTTACCACTGAACACACGACACGACGTTCACCAATTCAAGGATGCATTCAACCAGAATTCATAAAGTAATCGATCAAATGATTTCGTTCTATCGTCGTATCGGACTTTGGCATGGAGAAGACAGGCCTACAGTTAGGCAATTTGGACGGAAGTCATTCTATTCCATCTATTACgtgttttttgtattttcattaTCGATTGGAGCAATTACAAGCGAAACCGTAGATGAAAGTATTTTCATTGCGGAAGTATCAATTATTGCCACAGTATTGTTTACTAAAGTTTGGATGTTGCTTTGGAAGCAGAAGCAAATTATGGGATTGCTCAATCGAATTTGTGTCTTCTCAATTCGAAATGACGAAGAGTTCGCATTTTTCAATGCCaaagtggaaaaattcatcaaatttgtgATTGCATTCACATGTGCCACCATCGCTGGTGTATCGGGATGTTCAGTTTTTCCATTTCTTGGAAATGAAAAGTCACTTATTTTGGACATTGCGTTTCCATTggattggaaaaatagtgaaaTCGGGTTTTGGATggcgtacattttctttgttatcAGTTTGGTTGCCACAATGCCTGCAATGGCATTTTCCATTCTAATTTGGTATTTATTGCTGCATTGTACCACAAGATATAAAGTTCTTGGAATGGAAATCGTTAAGATGGGACGAATCACAGGTAAGGCAAAAATGACGGAAAAGAAACGGCAGGCCATTTTTTATCAGGACTTATTGGCGTCAATCGAAGCTCACCTACATTTAAGGGGGTATGTTCACGTACGCCGAATACTATCTGTCGCTTGTTGcaaatttctccttttttaAAGATTGATCGATGAACTGGaatcatttttatcaaatcTTTTTCTATTGCAATTTGCCACCAGTGGTCTCTGTATTTGCGGTTCAATTTATTGCTTGGCATTCGTATGATCAACACCAAACCGAACAAGTTTGAagtcattaaaattttcgattaatttccAGGATATCAGTGACAATTTTGTGGAACGCATCGTTCACGTCTATACGCTCTTTTACAACATTGCTGAATTGTTTATGATAACGTACTTCGGGAATGAGATTTTGATATCTAGCAGACGCCTTTCATACAGTTTGTTTGAATCGGAATGGATCGGGCAAGCACATTCGACCAAGAAATGCATAATcatttttggtgaatatttGAAGCAATCGCATAAGTTGTTGATCGGTAAATTGTATCCGTTGACTTTGGAAACATTCACTAGGGTAGGCACTCCTCTGTTGGTGTGTCGGTTTAGTCAATatatcattattttttttcagattttgaaATCGTCTTACAGCTTGTTaaacattttaacaaatttcaaagaataaaAATGTAGAAACTGATGAAGCAGCTCACGATGTCCAGAAATGGTGAAACAGTGCAGattcttcattttcaatttagatgTAGGATCCTTTTGTTTATCAGTAAATGAAGAATATATTGTTCGTCGTTCTTGAACCTAATTATCATGTTTAGTGATAATAAAACTGTAGATGTACATTTCTCGACAGAGAATTAAACTGTGTTTTATTTAATCAAATGTTGCAGTACTCGTATTTATACTAAATCTgaacataaatatttcatttcttaATTATACGAACAAAAAGGTAATAAATTCTTATACAAATGTCCGGAGGGCTTTGCTTGGAGATGAATATCAACAATCATAGCTAACACATAAGGCCTCGCATAAGACGATACACTAGACAAACAAAAGATCATAAAGTTGAGTTAGGGCCAGGTTAAAGTGGTTTACTATGCAATGTAAGGTGCTTTAACCTGGCTTTAAGAaatatgtgtacaaaacaaaagaaaatatgaaaaaaattaaagagttCAAAGGTAGGTCAGGTcacttgactgacaattttatcaatatatttttaatcaatttttttttagccaGATTTTTGATcaacaataaatcataaatagaCAAGGACTCGTGTGACcagagcctattttaaggaaattaaatttccaaaaattcttacatttttccatcaattttcgtcattttatctaaaaacacaacagattgcatcgtCAATGTTGTTTTTCCTGACTTTTTAggtgtttttcatgtctttgagctAAACTGATTACTTTTTTggaatgagatctaacagaaaacaaaatctaaCGCTAATCTAAAGTAAAAGATGAGAACATTTAACGATTAGCGGACTCTTTCGGTGTTGTGGAATTTTGcgccgtgtcattcacaatagcccacaaagtgacatattccttatacaaaatgtgtcattttgtcaattattgtgaatgacgtggcgcagaattcctagcagccactctttcactttggtacaatataaaatagtacGGTAGACGTTCTTCCCTTACACTTATGAACAAAAAGGAAGCCCCCGGTACTTACTACATTCACCTttaatcatgaataaaatagCACGACTcgtgcaaacttcacactccttggagttttaaagttttctgtttgattgttttttagtgtcgttccatacatttttcattggtttttcattaaattttataaatattttatgtcatggCGTGAAATCTGCTAATTTTTCCCGTGATAGCTGATTATCACCGTTATAGAAAATTATCATGCGTGATAGCTGATTTTCACGTGACTATCCCTGACTGTAGccaactatcaccgtgatataactaaccgacaaaatcaaattccatcaaagtaatctttttcgattgattgaatttccaacagtggtactgtttttctggaataacttcatcttcaaacttaacctcaggaattcaattctgcgtcaattaaaaaaataaaattggtaaatCGGTTGATAATTACTGAAGTTATCgtgtttacaagcaaaatattgggacaaacaattccgtttttcataacatttcatacaacctTCGGGACAAACATTATAGGGTATTTTccggcataagaccctgacttacagtcaagggaataaacaaaataaagttaaatATATAATACAAAGGGAAGAAAATCTTCCGAAAAATAGTGTTCTTTGTACCAAGACAGgaaaagtcgattttttcagcaccagcgGTAAGTCCTTTCGAATGGAGCGAGCGGAGTGGAAGACCTGGGCTGATAACATCACTTTCCTGTCGAAGTAGAAACAACGTTTTACGCacaggacaactgaaatagacaaaaacccaaataaatcaatcaatcatttCGACGAACAATCAAATAATTAAGTAGTCTACCACAACTCGTGCaggaaatagtcatttacgtcACAGGTACATAGCATTTTCGTGTGACGTATTGAGTTTGTCATGCTTGCTTAGGAAACCgaaggtaaaaaaaatgtaaaatgacaATGTCAATTTAGATCGACAAAAATCTACATTTCAATGCTATCTACGTTTCAGAAAAAAAGTCGTATTTCAGTTCTCCGCTgcacaaaacaacaaaagagAGGCTCAAGACACAATCCTTGCTTACGCACAATCCGAAGCCGAGTCAAACCTCTTCACGTTGACAAGCAGCAGAAAGAGTTCTGACGAAAAATGAACGATTGTATTGCCTCTGTATTATAAAAACATTGCTACGCTATGAACTTCCGTGAGTTAACAAGTACAATGGAGCTTTCAATCTGGCAGTGCTGTGTAGCGCAGAACATCGACGCTGCATGATGTAACGTCGTTaacgaaaaatcataaattccaTCAATATATTCGAGATATATCCAATCCCCGAAACCTGGACTTTTAGTGGACAAATAGCACCTTGGATAGCACGACAGATACGTAGATAACTATTCCTATTTGGCGTCACCACCTTTTTGCATAAAGATGATTCAAAACCATCAATTCTACTTCAAGCTATTGTCAATTGCAGACACTGTCGTTATCAGTCGATGTCGTTCCGTCCAAGGAATATATATGGGCGCAAAAATTTTGTGCCTATCACAAATCAGATGGCCCATgtttctaagcaattttgtgtttttaaagaaaGGGCGTTTATAgagaactttcgtgccactgcacaagcgcatctgattcggttatatggCATAATCTTCTGATGGTGCTTTGCCAAAGCGTAGCGTTAAAAATACAGAGATTGAATGTCCAATTGAAAGAATGCGACGTTTTTGGTTAgcctgaatgaaaaaaaaaattcgcacgcagtgaaataacattttttttttggatgaaataaacaaacattagAAACTGTCAAGAAAGTTGCATGTGAAAATTGTATGAGACGATCAGTTAGGGTGATCATTTCAGATCACAGATCATGGGATCCTTTGTTCATCATTAAAATCTTAAAGCCCCCTTTATGACCTCATCTGCTTCTCAACCTATTGCCTTACGCTCTACATGAACCACTTCAGGCGAGCAAACTGATCCCTATGACTAGTTACCAAAATGATCAGCTAATCTTTAGGGCAGAAAGCAAAGAGTGACTGACGTCAACCTCGCTTCATTACACTGTAATTGCCAGAAAGTAACTGGGAGGACAGCTGCGTCTCACCCCTTAGGCCTTACAATAATGATAGCGAGTAAGGCAACATTGTCGCCCGAATCACAGTCCTTGTCATTGAGATTGACAAAGCCTGTGATTTACATTCCGCTCGATATTGACCTAATCCAGTCTCATATTTCATAAGACTAGCCCGTTCGAACGTAAGCTTTCTCTGCAGTCAGTGGGCCAATATGAAAGCAATGTCGAATTGGACTGTAAAAAATCTTGttcatttctttcttctttttttgtatttatttccAGGCAGAAGTGTCACTCTGCCGATGTAGCGCCTACAGTGCTACAGCGCAACGCTACACCATCGTGTATGAGACGATCATGGTTTTATTGATGTTTACTTTGAGTGAAATTTAAACTgtcaaatagttatttatgacatcgagtgcaaagtactttattaggctctagatgtgcaattatgacacgaggccaAATGCCGTGCGTCATAATActcatcgtgagcctaataaagtgctttgcaccgagattcacacaacattttatgcaacagaggcatctaaagttcgcaattttcgaacattatgatactgagttgcataaaatatattcatgtatcaaaaaatttcgacgCCACTAGTTTCCGCTCACTTTTATTAtcatattatatatatatgcgaTTACAATTGAGAGGTGTGTGTGTATGGTCTATGTGTAAATAGGAAACGGCGGTGTTACAACggaagttaaatttttttcgttttgcatAGCTATTTTCCGTTTTGAACGGTCGCAATGCGCTTGTTTGAGAATATATTGTTGATAATAAATGTCAAGGCTGTAGActtccccaaagtttacagccttgataAATGCAACGAGAAATACGCGGACAattttttactaaattttttattacttaaacacaaatcaaattattacaaattgaTTGTGGttatattgattttgtttgacgATCCATTATTGACGTTACACGGCAGTGACAAGTGATAATGTGTCAaacttttaatatttaataaattgctGTATGCACAGACACAGTGCATCGTAAATGATAAGAATAGTGCATAAAGTGCAAAATTTGCTGACTTTAGATTCATCTGTTGGCAGAATCGTTGTATtaatctcggtgcaaagtactttattaggctcacgatgtgtattagaGCACACTATATGCGGCCTccggcctcgtgtcataagttacacatctagagcctaataaatcACTTTACACTCGATGTCATGTATTACCATTATGAAACaagtatgaaggtattttatcgcactagatgtcgattgtcgacaaGCAAAACATCGTGCGTCATAAAATATCAGCTTACGACTTGACTTTCAAACAACGGTTTTTGCGCAGTCTAAccaccaaaaaaagaacgaagaaaattttttgagactcGGCAACTATGTATAGGCGAGAATTCTTCTTTCGCCAAAATGTCCAATATCGTAATCAAATTATCTTTAAAATATTCCTACTTGAAATAGAagaaaatgagctatcacacgcctacCGAAGTGCTCGGGAACCGGAGATATTGCGTTTTCCAAGTCGCCAGTCGTCATTTTCACTGcaaatacatgaaaaatggcattctccaaacaatcaaaatctttcaacttcaatcgcatgtggcagataaattttcttgtaggTCTGTTcgtgaacatctgccactttgcgacgcagaattttttggtaaaatttttgttgttttcaggcaaatttgttttggtaaaaattatttggcagatgatgaggacaactaagccagcttgtgtGAACGAATTGGgtgtacaatttaatttttgcgtaacaaaGCTGatagcgtcaactctagcgatatcattcatttttgaaattgtaccACAAAGACTgagtcacacttttctcgtaaagattttgttgggataagtgacaattttgaataattaatttggcATCATGCACGTTACACATGATGATCACAAAGTACACCAAAATATGAAGAGAGATATTGCTTGGCTTGCAGTAATTTATCTTTCCGGGACTACATTGTAATCCCCTGCTTGAGATTAGGGATATTCAAATCTTCAGTGGATTAAAATTGGGATAAGAAAATAGAATGACTTCACGTCTGTAACCGCTCTACATTTTTTAACCGTTTCCACAATTTGAATCATTTGGATTGACCGATTAATTCAATAGAACCACGGCCAATTTTATGTTATCTAGAAGTTTTTGTTTCCTTATTTATAAAACCgatttttataattgaaaaaaaatattgccaaGATTTCTAACCTCGGGCTATCTTTCTCCCAATCAACGGCTCGAAATAAAATCCGACAAGATTTAGAACGCATCAGTGTGAAGATTCTCGATTGGTGTGTCGGAGGATTACTAATAGTACTACTAATAACAACAGATGTgccatctaaaaaaaattaactctgGCTTCCCCCAAAGATAGTATGTTTCTTGTGAATGGCGTCTATGACTGCGGTTGAACtaaatatataatttattAGAATCTACCAATAGAAGTGGAATTTATGGATTTTgcattaaaagaaaatgaatgagTGTTTTCAATATTCCATCAACCGTTAAATAGTAAACACACGACACGGACGTTCATAAATTCGACGATGCATTCAACCAGAATTCATAAAGTAATCGATCAAATGATTTCTTTCTATCATGGTATCGGTCTTTGGCAAGGCAACGACATGCCGTCAGTTAGTCAACTTAGACTGAAGTCCTTCTATTCCGTCTATTATCtgtcttttgttttttcattatcGATTGGAGCAATTACAGGCGGAACCATAGACAAAAGTATTTTCGTAGCGGAAATATCAATTATTTCCACAGTTTTGATTACTAAACTTTCGATGTTCCTTTGGAAGCAGAAGCAAATTATGGGATTGCTCAATCGAATTTGTGTCTTCTCAATTCGAAATGACGAAGAGTTCGCATTTTTCAATGCCaaagtggaaaaattcattaaatttgtgaTTGCATACGGATGTGCTGCCATCATTGGTGAATTGGGATGTATGGTATTCCCATTTTTTGGTAACGAAAGACTACTTATTATGGATATTGCGTTTCCATTggattggaaaaatagtgaaaTCGGGTTTTGGATggcgtacattttctttgttatcAGTTTGGTTGCCACATCTCCTGCAATATCATTTTCAATTCTAAATTGGTATTTGTTGCTGCATTGTTCCATAAGATATCAAGTTCTTGGAATGGAAATCATTAAGATGGGACGAATCACAGGTCAGGCAAAAATAACGGAAAAGAAACGGCAAGCCATTTTTTACC
Encoded here:
- the LOC119076871 gene encoding odorant receptor Or2-like, coding for MTEKKQQAIFYQDLVASIEAHLHLRRLIDELESFLSNLFLLQFATSGLCICGSIYCLAFDISDNFVERIVHVYTLFYNIAELFMITYFGNEILISSRRLSYSLFESEWIGQAHSTKKCIIIFGEYLKQSHKLLIGKLYPLTLETFTRILKSSYSLLNILTNFKE
- the LOC119077218 gene encoding putative odorant receptor 71a, with amino-acid sequence MHSTRIHKVIDQMISFYHGIGLWQGNDMPSVSQLRLKSFYSVYYLSFVFSLSIGAITGGTIDKSIFVAEISIISTVLITKLSMFLWKQKQIMGLLNRICVFSIRNDEEFAFFNAKVEKFIKFVIAYGCAAIIGELGCMVFPFFGNERLLIMDIAFPLDWKNSEIGFWMAYIFFVISLVATSPAISFSILNWYLLLHCSIRYQVLGMEIIKMGRITGQAKITEKKRQAIFYQDLVASIEAHVHLKRLIDELESFLSNLFLLQFATSGLCICGSIYCLAFNISDNFVERMVHVYTLFYNIAELFMITYFGNEIMLSSSRLTYSLFESEWVDQPHSTQKCLIVFGEYLKRSQEMLIGKLYPLTLETFTRILKSSYSLFNILKKFKD